One window of the Silurus meridionalis isolate SWU-2019-XX chromosome 24, ASM1480568v1, whole genome shotgun sequence genome contains the following:
- the cpo gene encoding carboxypeptidase O isoform X3 — MQRAYDYTKYHTMDEILAWMKMMVTDHPDVVSSLVYGSTYENRSITLLKVGLKSAEPKKMIWMDCGIHAREWIAPAFCQHFVKEILGSYKTDPKISEMLKNVDFYITPVLNMDGYVYSWKDNTTRLWRKTRSPGSGNCTCLGTDLNRNFYANWGMVGISRDCCSDIYNGPSALSEPEAQAVTDFLSTNRDMILCFFTIHSYGQLILLPYGHPNITAPNQEELMQVGLAAAEAIKAVHGTDYTVGTPPKVLYPNSGSSRDFARLIGIPFSFTFELRDKGEHGFELPQDQIQPTCEEAYQGAMSIITYVHDKSYLRGAATSLAATLWSVLLAMWLSSATV; from the exons ATGCAGCGGGCTTATGACTACACCAAGTACCACACCATGGATGAG ATCTTGGCgtggatgaagatgatggtaaCTGATCATCCTGACGTGGTTTCCAGCCTCGTCTATGGAAGCACGTATGAAAACAGGAGCATCACGCTGCTGAAG GTTGGACTGAAGAGCGCCGAGCCGAAGAAGATGATCTGGATGGACTGTGGGATTCACGCTCGAGAATGGATCGCTCCAGCTTTCTGCCAGCACtttgtgaaggag ATCCTGGGCTCCTACAAGACAGACCCAAAGATCAGCGAGATGTTGAAAAATGTGGACTTCTACATTACGCCGGTGTTGAACATGGATGGATATGTGTACTCATGGAAGGACAACACG ACAAGGTTATGGAGGAAGACGAGGTCTCCTGGGTCTGGAAACTGCACGTGTCTTGGCACCGATCTCAACCGTAACTTCTACGCCAACTGGGGAA TGGTGGGAATTTCCAGAGACTGCTGCTCAGATATCTACAATGGACCCTCTGCTCTTTCGGAACCCGAGGCCCAGGCTGTGACGGACTTCCTGAGCACCAATCGAGACATGATTCTTTGCTTCTTTACCATCCATTCGTACGGTCAGCTGATCCTGCTTCCTTATGGCCATCCCAACATCACCGCCCCCAATCAGGAAGAGCTG aTGCAAGTGGGTCTGGCTGCAGCAGAGGCCATTAAAGCTGTTCATGGAACGGACTACACCGTGGGAACGCCTCCTAAAGTGCTGT ACCCGAATTCGGGTTCGTCTCGAGACTTTGCTCGGCTCATCGGGATCCCGTTCTCCTTCACCTTCGAGCTCCGTGATAAGGGCGAGCACGGTTTCGAGCTGCCGCAGGACCAGATCCAGCCCACGTGTGAGGAGGCGTATCAGGGTGCCATGTCTATCATCACGTACGTCCACGACAAATCCTACCTCCGTGGTGCGGCTACGAGCCTCGCAGCTACACTGTGGAGTGTGCTTCTGGCTATGTGGCTCTCTAGCGCCACCGTTTGA
- the cpo gene encoding carboxypeptidase O isoform X2 — MLGSVLSVLLILTLQGHDRVVEGQMQRAYDYTKYHTMDEILAWMKMMVTDHPDVVSSLVYGSTYENRSITLLKVGLKSAEPKKMIWMDCGIHAREWIAPAFCQHFVKEILGSYKTDPKISEMLKNVDFYITPVLNMDGYVYSWKDNTTRLWRKTRSPGSGNCTCLGTDLNRNFYANWGMVGISRDCCSDIYNGPSALSEPEAQAVTDFLSTNRDMILCFFTIHSYGQLILLPYGHPNITAPNQEELMQVGLAAAEAIKAVHGTDYTVGTPPKVLYPNSGSSRDFARLIGIPFSFTFELRDKGEHGFELPQDQIQPTCEEAYQGAMSIITYVHDKSYLRGAATSLAATLWSVLLAMWLSSATV, encoded by the exons ATGTTGGGATCGGTTTTATCTGTTCTGCTCATTTTAACCCTGCAGGGCCATGACAG GGTGGTGGAGGGACAAATGCAGCGGGCTTATGACTACACCAAGTACCACACCATGGATGAG ATCTTGGCgtggatgaagatgatggtaaCTGATCATCCTGACGTGGTTTCCAGCCTCGTCTATGGAAGCACGTATGAAAACAGGAGCATCACGCTGCTGAAG GTTGGACTGAAGAGCGCCGAGCCGAAGAAGATGATCTGGATGGACTGTGGGATTCACGCTCGAGAATGGATCGCTCCAGCTTTCTGCCAGCACtttgtgaaggag ATCCTGGGCTCCTACAAGACAGACCCAAAGATCAGCGAGATGTTGAAAAATGTGGACTTCTACATTACGCCGGTGTTGAACATGGATGGATATGTGTACTCATGGAAGGACAACACG ACAAGGTTATGGAGGAAGACGAGGTCTCCTGGGTCTGGAAACTGCACGTGTCTTGGCACCGATCTCAACCGTAACTTCTACGCCAACTGGGGAA TGGTGGGAATTTCCAGAGACTGCTGCTCAGATATCTACAATGGACCCTCTGCTCTTTCGGAACCCGAGGCCCAGGCTGTGACGGACTTCCTGAGCACCAATCGAGACATGATTCTTTGCTTCTTTACCATCCATTCGTACGGTCAGCTGATCCTGCTTCCTTATGGCCATCCCAACATCACCGCCCCCAATCAGGAAGAGCTG aTGCAAGTGGGTCTGGCTGCAGCAGAGGCCATTAAAGCTGTTCATGGAACGGACTACACCGTGGGAACGCCTCCTAAAGTGCTGT ACCCGAATTCGGGTTCGTCTCGAGACTTTGCTCGGCTCATCGGGATCCCGTTCTCCTTCACCTTCGAGCTCCGTGATAAGGGCGAGCACGGTTTCGAGCTGCCGCAGGACCAGATCCAGCCCACGTGTGAGGAGGCGTATCAGGGTGCCATGTCTATCATCACGTACGTCCACGACAAATCCTACCTCCGTGGTGCGGCTACGAGCCTCGCAGCTACACTGTGGAGTGTGCTTCTGGCTATGTGGCTCTCTAGCGCCACCGTTTGA